One segment of Stappia sp. 28M-7 DNA contains the following:
- a CDS encoding 2-aminoethylphosphonate--pyruvate transaminase: MSASKGPVLLTPGPLTTSGRVKAAMLRDWGSRDPAFTRLAGEVLTRVRDLAGGTAEEHVCVPVQGSGTFAVEAMLGSMLRPDERLLLLVNGAYGRRMAEICRRLGRPFDVVEVAETEAHDPAALAERLAADPGIAAVAIVHCETTSGLLNPLEEIAAVVRAAGRRLLVDAMSSFGAIAVDISGWGISALAASSNKCLQGVPGLAFVVCRSDELAARRGVSVSLALDLEDQARALAGDGQWRFTPPTHVVAALHEALQELAEEGGPAARLARYTANRDTLIAGMARLGFVPALDPALQAPVIVSFLEPQEDWYDFSAFYDALESRGFAIYAGKMKALGTFRVGTIGAIDSLVIERFLAAAEAVVTDLKQKLIR; this comes from the coding sequence ATGAGCGCATCCAAAGGTCCCGTCCTGCTGACGCCCGGCCCGCTGACCACCAGCGGCCGGGTCAAGGCGGCGATGCTGCGCGATTGGGGCTCGCGCGATCCCGCCTTCACCCGACTTGCCGGCGAGGTCTTGACGCGCGTCCGCGATCTGGCCGGCGGCACGGCCGAAGAGCATGTCTGCGTGCCCGTGCAGGGCAGCGGGACTTTCGCGGTCGAGGCGATGCTCGGCAGCATGCTGCGTCCCGACGAGCGGCTGCTGCTCCTGGTCAACGGCGCCTATGGCCGCCGCATGGCGGAGATCTGCCGCCGCCTCGGTCGCCCGTTCGACGTGGTCGAGGTCGCGGAGACTGAGGCGCATGACCCTGCGGCGCTTGCCGAAAGGCTTGCCGCCGATCCCGGCATTGCGGCTGTGGCCATCGTCCATTGCGAGACGACCTCGGGCCTGCTCAATCCGCTTGAGGAGATCGCCGCCGTGGTCCGGGCCGCCGGCCGGCGGCTGCTGGTCGACGCCATGAGCAGCTTCGGCGCGATTGCCGTCGACATCAGCGGCTGGGGCATCTCGGCGCTCGCGGCCAGCTCCAACAAGTGCCTGCAGGGCGTTCCCGGCCTTGCCTTCGTGGTCTGCCGGTCGGACGAGCTCGCCGCCCGCCGCGGTGTCTCGGTCTCGCTGGCGCTCGATCTGGAGGATCAGGCGCGGGCGCTTGCCGGCGACGGGCAGTGGCGCTTCACGCCGCCTACCCATGTGGTCGCGGCCCTTCACGAGGCCTTGCAGGAGCTTGCCGAGGAGGGCGGTCCGGCCGCCCGGCTCGCCCGCTACACGGCGAACCGCGACACGCTGATCGCAGGCATGGCCCGCCTCGGCTTCGTCCCGGCGCTCGACCCTGCGCTGCAGGCGCCGGTGATCGTCTCCTTCCTGGAGCCGCAGGAGGATTGGTACGACTTTTCCGCCTTCTACGATGCGTTGGAATCGCGCGGCTTTGCCATCTACGCGGGCAAGATGAAGGCGCTCGGAACCTTCCGCGTCGGCACGATCGGGGCCATCGATTCTCTCGTGATCGAGCGCTTCCTCGCGGCGGCGGAAGCAGTTGTGACAGACCTGAAACAGAAATTGATCCGCTGA
- the aepY gene encoding phosphonopyruvate decarboxylase codes for MIEAGDFLSAAKRQGIDFFTGVPCSFLTPLMNAVISDRTARYVGATSEGEAVAIAAGAWCAGRETAVMFQNSGLGNAVNPLTSLNHPFAIPTLVIATWRGEPGVKDEPQHELMGQITPQLLALAGVHGEPFPLAVADIEPVLARAVAHMRSTGQPVGLVQPKGAIAPRPLDEARAEPAPRVAPVDFGGGASLPRRMDVLALLREKLPESAGLVATTGHTGRELFTLQDHAGHLYCVGSMGGASAIGLGAALNCEREIAVLDGDGAALMKLGNMATIGAEAPARYTHVLLDNGRHLSTGGQATVSAHVDFASVAAACGYRFAARASGLAEAGAALDAALAVPGPRFVHVKVAAEEVAGLGRPTVAPREVARRFRAHLTGAA; via the coding sequence ATGATCGAGGCGGGCGACTTTCTCTCCGCGGCCAAGCGCCAGGGCATCGACTTCTTCACCGGCGTGCCCTGCAGCTTCCTGACGCCGCTGATGAACGCGGTGATCTCCGACCGGACGGCCCGCTATGTCGGGGCGACCAGCGAGGGCGAGGCGGTGGCGATTGCCGCCGGCGCCTGGTGCGCGGGCCGCGAGACCGCGGTGATGTTCCAGAACTCCGGGCTCGGCAACGCGGTCAATCCGCTGACCTCGCTCAACCATCCCTTCGCCATTCCGACGCTGGTGATCGCCACCTGGCGCGGCGAGCCGGGGGTGAAGGACGAGCCGCAGCACGAGCTGATGGGCCAGATCACTCCGCAGCTGCTGGCGCTCGCCGGCGTACACGGCGAGCCGTTCCCGCTTGCAGTCGCCGACATCGAGCCGGTGCTGGCGCGGGCCGTTGCCCATATGCGGTCGACCGGCCAGCCGGTCGGCTTGGTGCAGCCCAAGGGCGCGATCGCGCCGCGCCCGCTGGATGAGGCGCGGGCCGAGCCGGCACCGCGCGTTGCGCCGGTCGACTTCGGCGGCGGGGCGAGCCTGCCGCGCCGCATGGACGTGCTGGCGCTGTTGCGGGAGAAGCTGCCCGAGAGCGCCGGCCTTGTCGCCACCACCGGCCATACCGGGCGCGAGCTCTTCACCCTTCAGGACCATGCCGGTCATCTTTACTGCGTCGGCTCCATGGGCGGGGCCAGTGCCATCGGCCTTGGCGCCGCGCTCAACTGCGAGCGCGAGATCGCCGTGCTGGACGGCGACGGCGCGGCATTGATGAAGCTCGGCAACATGGCGACCATCGGCGCCGAGGCGCCGGCCCGCTACACCCATGTGCTGCTCGACAACGGCCGGCACCTGTCGACCGGCGGCCAGGCGACCGTCTCCGCGCATGTGGACTTTGCTTCGGTCGCCGCCGCTTGCGGCTACCGCTTCGCCGCCCGCGCCAGCGGCCTTGCCGAGGCGGGAGCGGCGCTCGATGCGGCGCTCGCCGTGCCGGGACCACGCTTCGTGCATGTGAAGGTCGCCGCCGAGGAGGTCGCCGGTCTCGGCCGTCCGACCGTGGCCCCGCGCGAGGTCGCCCGGCGCTTCCGCGCCCATCTCACCGGTGCCGCATGA
- the urtA gene encoding urea ABC transporter substrate-binding protein — protein MFSKKFFAGMALSGLMATTAVTGAFAQEETIKVGILHSLSGTMAISETTLKDVMLMLIEEQNKKGGLLGKKLEAVVVDPASDWPLFAEKARELIQVNGVSAVFGCWTSVSRKSVLPVFEELNSLLFYPVQYEGEESQRNVFYTGAAPNQQAIPAVDYLMNEEGVERWVLAGTDYVYPRTTNKILEAYLKAKGVAEEDIMINYTPFGHSDWQTIVSDIKAFGSAGKKTAVVSTINGDANVPFYKELGNAGIKAEDIPVVAFSVGEEELAGLDTGPLVGHLAAWNYFQSVDTPVNGEFIEAWKAYIGDDKRVTNDPMEAHYIGFNMWVKAVEKAGTTDPDAVIDAIVGVSVPNLTGGYSAMMPNHHITKPVLIGEIQEDGQFETVWETSGLVVGDAWSDFLEGSKDLIADWRKPLNCGNFNTATGKCGGSGS, from the coding sequence ATGTTCAGCAAGAAATTCTTCGCCGGCATGGCGCTTTCGGGCCTGATGGCCACCACTGCCGTCACCGGCGCCTTCGCCCAGGAGGAGACCATCAAGGTCGGCATCCTCCACTCGCTGTCCGGCACCATGGCGATCTCCGAGACGACCCTCAAGGACGTCATGCTGATGCTCATCGAGGAGCAGAACAAGAAGGGCGGCCTGCTCGGCAAGAAGCTCGAGGCGGTCGTCGTCGACCCGGCCTCCGACTGGCCGCTGTTCGCCGAAAAGGCCCGCGAGCTGATCCAGGTGAACGGCGTGTCCGCCGTGTTCGGCTGCTGGACCTCGGTGTCGCGCAAGTCCGTGCTGCCGGTCTTCGAGGAGCTGAACTCGCTGCTGTTCTACCCCGTCCAGTACGAGGGCGAGGAAAGCCAGCGCAACGTCTTCTACACGGGCGCCGCCCCGAACCAGCAGGCCATTCCCGCCGTCGACTACCTGATGAACGAGGAAGGGGTCGAGCGCTGGGTGCTGGCCGGCACCGACTACGTCTACCCGCGCACGACCAACAAGATCCTCGAGGCCTACCTCAAGGCGAAGGGCGTCGCCGAGGAAGACATCATGATCAACTACACGCCGTTCGGCCATTCCGACTGGCAGACGATCGTGTCCGACATCAAGGCCTTCGGCTCGGCCGGCAAGAAGACCGCCGTGGTCTCCACCATCAACGGCGATGCCAACGTTCCCTTCTACAAGGAACTGGGCAATGCCGGCATCAAGGCCGAGGACATCCCGGTCGTCGCCTTCTCGGTCGGCGAGGAAGAACTGGCCGGCCTCGACACCGGACCGCTGGTCGGGCACCTGGCCGCCTGGAACTACTTCCAGTCCGTCGACACGCCGGTCAACGGCGAGTTCATCGAGGCGTGGAAGGCCTATATCGGCGACGACAAGCGCGTCACCAACGATCCCATGGAGGCCCATTACATCGGCTTCAACATGTGGGTGAAGGCGGTCGAGAAGGCCGGCACCACCGATCCGGATGCGGTGATCGACGCCATTGTCGGCGTGTCCGTGCCGAACCTGACCGGCGGCTATTCGGCGATGATGCCGAACCACCACATCACCAAGCCGGTGCTGATCGGCGAGATCCAGGAAGACGGCCAGTTCGAGACCGTGTGGGAGACCTCCGGCCTCGTCGTCGGCGACGCCTGGTCCGACTTCCTCGAAGGCTCCAAGGATCTGATCGCCGACTGGCGCAAGCCCTTGAACTGCGGAAACTTCAACACTGCCACGGGCAAGTGCGGCGGGTCGGGAAGCTAA
- a CDS encoding CaiB/BaiF CoA-transferase family protein: MTAPLSHLRVLDLSRVLAGPWSTQALADMGADVIKIERPGSGDDTRGWGPPFVADGPAAGESAYFMAANRGKKSVAVDIASERGRALIIELAKKSDILVENYKVGGLKKYGLDYESLSQINPGLIYCSITGFGQTGPYAQRAGYDFMIQGMGGLMSVTGERDALPGGGPQKAGVALADILTGLNATIAILGALAHRERTGEGQHLDIALFDVQVASLANQALSYLVSGTSPVRMGNAHTAIVPYEVFASSDGHLILAVGNDGQFVRFCEVAGRPELAADPRFAVNRDRVAHREILAPMVAEIIKTRTTREWIADLEAAAVPCGPINTIAEVFEEPQAKARGLMNPALPHGSGGTVPGVASPLRFSKTPVNDKVAPPMLGEHTREVLARVLGLDEAELDALEASGAVQSRKG, from the coding sequence ATGACCGCCCCGCTGTCGCATCTGCGCGTGCTCGATCTCTCCCGCGTCCTGGCCGGCCCCTGGTCGACGCAGGCGCTGGCCGACATGGGCGCCGACGTCATCAAGATCGAGCGGCCCGGCAGCGGCGACGACACCCGCGGCTGGGGCCCGCCTTTCGTCGCGGACGGGCCGGCGGCCGGCGAGAGCGCCTATTTCATGGCCGCCAACCGGGGCAAGAAGTCCGTCGCCGTCGACATCGCCAGCGAGAGGGGCCGCGCGCTCATCATCGAGCTAGCGAAGAAGTCCGACATTCTGGTGGAGAACTACAAGGTCGGCGGGCTGAAGAAATACGGCCTCGACTACGAGAGCCTGTCTCAGATCAATCCCGGCCTGATCTACTGTTCGATCACCGGCTTCGGCCAGACCGGGCCTTACGCCCAGCGCGCCGGCTACGACTTCATGATCCAGGGCATGGGCGGGCTGATGTCGGTGACCGGCGAGCGCGACGCGCTGCCGGGCGGCGGACCGCAAAAGGCGGGCGTCGCGCTCGCCGACATCCTGACCGGGCTGAACGCCACCATCGCCATTCTCGGTGCCCTCGCCCACCGCGAGCGCACCGGCGAAGGCCAGCATCTCGACATCGCCCTGTTCGACGTGCAGGTCGCCTCGCTCGCCAACCAGGCGCTGAGCTATCTCGTTTCCGGCACCTCGCCCGTGCGCATGGGCAACGCCCACACCGCCATCGTGCCTTACGAGGTCTTCGCCAGCTCCGACGGCCACCTGATCCTCGCCGTCGGCAATGACGGCCAGTTCGTCCGCTTCTGCGAGGTCGCCGGCCGGCCGGAGCTGGCCGCCGATCCGCGCTTTGCCGTCAACCGCGACCGGGTCGCCCACCGGGAGATCCTGGCGCCGATGGTCGCCGAGATCATCAAGACGCGCACGACCCGCGAGTGGATCGCCGACCTGGAGGCCGCCGCCGTGCCCTGCGGCCCGATCAACACCATCGCCGAAGTGTTCGAGGAACCGCAGGCCAAGGCGCGCGGACTGATGAACCCGGCCCTGCCGCATGGCAGCGGCGGCACCGTGCCGGGCGTCGCCAGCCCCTTGCGCTTCTCCAAGACGCCGGTGAACGACAAGGTCGCCCCGCCGATGCTGGGCGAGCACACCCGCGAGGTGCTGGCCCGCGTCCTCGGCCTCGATGAGGCCGAGCTCGACGCGCTGGAGGCGAGCGGGGCCGTGCAGTCGCGCAAGGGCTGA
- a CDS encoding inositol-3-phosphate synthase, giving the protein MSASSAKTIRTAIVGAGNCASSLVQGVAYCRALGEEAVGVPFPVLGGYRPEDVDIVLAFEVDARKVGRTVGEAAVALPNCTEIFHKDLGGMTAPVLRGPDLDGVSAFMRNQAPDRSFVVSSAPALDKAGIVAALREAKADVMINFLPVGSVEATQFYAECALEAGCAFVNGIPVFIASDPVWAARFRDAGVPIVGDDFKAQFGATITHRALARLADMRGVKVDRTYQLNVGGNTDFLNMMDMDRLAMKRESKTEAVQTAMNARLSDSEIRIGPSDYVPWLNDRKVAYVRLEGRLFGGVRTHVEMRLEVEDSPNAAAMALIAIRCAKIAADRGLAGPVEDASAFLFKHPPLQIEDAEGYDRLLAFANGEAA; this is encoded by the coding sequence ATGAGCGCTTCTTCCGCGAAAACGATCCGCACCGCGATTGTCGGTGCCGGCAATTGCGCAAGCTCGCTGGTCCAGGGCGTGGCCTATTGCCGGGCGCTGGGCGAGGAGGCGGTGGGCGTGCCGTTCCCGGTGCTTGGCGGCTACCGGCCGGAAGACGTCGACATCGTGCTTGCCTTCGAGGTCGATGCGCGCAAGGTCGGACGCACCGTCGGCGAGGCGGCCGTTGCCCTGCCCAACTGCACCGAGATTTTCCACAAGGACCTGGGCGGCATGACCGCTCCGGTGCTGCGCGGCCCCGATCTCGACGGCGTCTCCGCCTTCATGCGCAACCAGGCGCCCGACCGCAGCTTCGTCGTCTCCAGCGCGCCGGCGCTCGACAAGGCCGGCATCGTCGCGGCCCTGCGCGAGGCGAAGGCCGACGTGATGATCAATTTCCTGCCCGTGGGCTCTGTCGAGGCGACGCAGTTCTACGCCGAATGCGCGCTGGAAGCCGGCTGCGCCTTCGTCAACGGCATTCCGGTCTTCATCGCCTCCGATCCGGTCTGGGCCGCCCGCTTCCGCGACGCCGGCGTGCCGATCGTCGGCGACGACTTCAAGGCGCAGTTCGGCGCGACGATCACTCACCGCGCGCTCGCCCGGCTGGCCGACATGCGCGGCGTCAAGGTCGACCGCACCTATCAGCTCAATGTCGGCGGCAACACCGACTTCCTCAACATGATGGACATGGACCGCCTCGCGATGAAGCGGGAGTCCAAGACCGAGGCCGTGCAGACCGCGATGAACGCGCGGCTCTCCGACAGCGAGATCCGCATCGGCCCGTCGGACTACGTGCCGTGGCTCAACGACCGCAAGGTCGCCTATGTCCGTCTCGAGGGTCGGCTGTTCGGCGGCGTGCGCACCCATGTCGAGATGCGGCTGGAAGTCGAGGATTCCCCCAACGCCGCGGCCATGGCGCTGATCGCCATCCGCTGCGCCAAGATCGCCGCCGACCGCGGCCTTGCCGGCCCGGTCGAGGATGCGAGCGCGTTCCTGTTCAAGCATCCGCCGCTGCAGATCGAGGATGCCGAGGGCTACGACCGTCTGCTCGCCTTCGCCAACGGCGAGGCGGCCTGA
- the aepX gene encoding phosphoenolpyruvate mutase — MQKHVALDRASAPVSRFTRLRELLQRPDLAFLMEAHSGLSAKIVEEAGFEGIWASGLSMSAALGVRDNNELSWTQVLDMLEYMSDASSLPILVDGDTGYGNFNNFRRFVAKLCDRGIAGVCIEDKIFPKTNSFLGENQPLADIDEFCGKIKAGKDTQSHPDFQIVARVEALIAGRGLEEALKRAHAYADAGADAIVIHSKKSTADEIIEFCREFGDRAPVILIPTKYYRTPTEKLREAGASMIIWANHNLRASIRAMRDTCAVLQEHQTLLEVESDVAPLGDVFSLAGSQELEEAEKRYLAATAPRRAIVLAATRGEELGDLTLDRPKCMLPVRGTSLLGRQVEALSRHGVADIRVVVGYKADAVEAPGISLVENTEYQTSGEAQSLSLALGEGDTIVSYGDILYRPFFLAMLEDREEDIVLAVDPRLSGRAGRDAVACTLPFSDDLDPEAETPLLKGFVGEGGDGEWVGLMRASAAGAARLRRMLDEMAAEGSLASADLGAVLTRMAAAGERIGVVYVTGFWRNVNDLMDLAQARDAV; from the coding sequence TTGCAAAAGCACGTCGCACTCGACCGCGCATCGGCGCCGGTCTCCAGGTTCACCCGGTTGCGCGAGCTGTTGCAGCGTCCGGATCTCGCCTTCCTGATGGAGGCGCATAGCGGCCTGTCCGCCAAGATCGTCGAGGAAGCCGGCTTCGAGGGCATCTGGGCCTCGGGCCTGTCCATGTCGGCGGCGCTCGGCGTGCGCGACAACAACGAGCTGTCCTGGACCCAGGTGCTCGACATGCTGGAATACATGTCGGACGCCTCCAGCCTGCCGATCCTCGTCGACGGCGACACCGGCTACGGCAATTTCAACAATTTCCGCCGCTTCGTTGCCAAGCTGTGCGATCGCGGCATCGCCGGCGTGTGCATCGAGGACAAGATCTTCCCCAAGACCAACTCGTTCCTGGGCGAGAACCAGCCGCTCGCCGACATCGACGAGTTCTGCGGCAAGATCAAGGCCGGCAAGGACACCCAGAGCCATCCGGACTTCCAGATCGTCGCCCGGGTCGAGGCGCTGATCGCCGGCCGGGGCCTCGAGGAAGCGCTCAAGCGCGCCCATGCCTATGCGGATGCGGGGGCGGATGCCATCGTCATCCACTCCAAGAAGAGCACCGCCGACGAGATCATCGAGTTCTGCCGCGAGTTCGGCGACCGGGCGCCGGTGATCCTGATCCCGACCAAGTATTACCGCACGCCGACCGAGAAGCTGCGCGAGGCCGGCGCCTCGATGATCATCTGGGCCAACCACAACCTGCGCGCCTCGATCCGCGCCATGCGCGACACCTGCGCGGTCCTGCAAGAGCACCAGACCCTGCTGGAGGTCGAAAGCGACGTGGCACCGCTCGGCGACGTGTTCTCGCTCGCCGGTTCGCAGGAGCTTGAAGAGGCGGAGAAGCGCTATCTTGCCGCCACCGCGCCGCGCCGCGCCATCGTTCTGGCCGCAACCCGCGGCGAGGAGCTCGGCGACCTGACGCTGGACCGGCCGAAATGCATGCTGCCCGTGCGCGGCACCTCGCTGCTCGGCCGCCAGGTCGAGGCGCTTTCGCGCCACGGCGTCGCCGATATCCGCGTCGTCGTCGGCTACAAGGCCGATGCGGTCGAGGCGCCGGGCATCTCGCTGGTCGAGAACACGGAGTACCAGACCAGCGGCGAGGCGCAGTCCCTGTCGCTGGCGCTGGGCGAGGGCGATACCATCGTCTCCTATGGCGACATTCTCTACCGCCCGTTCTTCCTGGCGATGCTGGAGGACCGGGAGGAGGACATCGTGCTTGCGGTCGACCCGCGCCTTTCGGGCCGTGCGGGCCGCGACGCCGTCGCCTGCACGCTTCCCTTCTCCGACGATCTCGACCCGGAGGCCGAAACGCCGCTGCTCAAGGGCTTCGTTGGCGAGGGCGGCGACGGCGAATGGGTCGGCCTGATGCGTGCGAGCGCTGCGGGTGCTGCCCGCCTGCGCCGCATGCTGGACGAGATGGCGGCCGAGGGCAGCCTTGCCAGCGCCGATCTCGGCGCGGTGCTGACCCGCATGGCGGCGGCCGGCGAGCGCATCGGCGTCGTCTATGTCACCGGCTTCTGGCGCAACGTGAACGACCTTATGGACCTGGCGCAGGCGCGCGATGCGGTCTGA
- a CDS encoding aminotransferase class I/II-fold pyridoxal phosphate-dependent enzyme — protein MKPDRPSFSVVAERRFRLAGKAIIEQHNPYFLPVDQQRELCERNGIPFVSFAHYDYLGLSNHPDVIEAASTELHRLGTGVGASRLVGGERAGHRAFERELADFLGVGDVMSLVSGYLVNVSLINFLMGPRDLVLIDELAHNSIFVGAKNGRYDHRVFNHNDLDDLERQLEEVRGQYRNVLIVVEGLYSMDGDIPDLPRLVEMKEAHDAWLLVDEAHSYGVLGATGRGLCEHFDIDPRRIELTVGTLSKSFVSSGGFICAEQGVIDWLRFTLPGFVYSVGLSPATLGSAHGALTQLKAEPQRVTRLHENSLYFRDRARSMGLNTGPAIGCGVVPILFSSPMQTMIASQALLEQGVYAPPIVQIGVPKDQPRIRFFLSAAHTHEQMDKAIAIAAAVAHGEGSAQAELLQQAVAGA, from the coding sequence ATGAAGCCTGATCGGCCGAGCTTTTCCGTTGTCGCTGAGCGCCGCTTTCGTCTGGCCGGCAAGGCGATCATCGAGCAGCACAATCCGTATTTTCTTCCCGTCGACCAGCAGCGCGAGCTCTGCGAGCGCAACGGCATTCCCTTCGTCAGTTTCGCTCATTACGACTATCTCGGGCTGAGCAATCATCCGGACGTGATCGAGGCGGCGAGCACCGAGCTGCACCGGCTCGGCACCGGCGTCGGCGCCTCGCGCCTTGTCGGCGGCGAGCGGGCCGGCCACCGCGCCTTCGAGCGCGAGCTGGCGGATTTCCTCGGGGTCGGCGACGTGATGTCGCTGGTCAGCGGTTATCTGGTCAACGTCTCCTTGATCAACTTCCTGATGGGTCCGCGCGATCTCGTTCTGATCGACGAGCTGGCCCACAACTCGATCTTCGTCGGCGCCAAGAACGGCCGCTACGACCATCGGGTCTTCAACCACAATGATCTCGACGATCTGGAGCGCCAGCTCGAAGAAGTGCGCGGCCAGTATCGCAACGTGCTCATCGTCGTCGAAGGCCTCTACTCCATGGACGGCGACATTCCCGACCTGCCGCGGCTGGTCGAGATGAAGGAAGCCCATGACGCCTGGCTCCTCGTCGACGAGGCGCATTCCTACGGCGTGCTCGGCGCTACCGGTCGCGGCCTGTGCGAGCATTTCGACATCGACCCGCGGCGCATCGAGCTGACGGTCGGCACCCTGTCCAAGTCCTTCGTCTCCTCCGGCGGGTTCATCTGCGCCGAGCAGGGGGTCATCGACTGGCTGCGCTTCACCCTGCCGGGCTTCGTCTACAGCGTCGGCCTGTCGCCGGCGACGCTCGGCAGCGCCCATGGCGCGCTGACGCAGCTGAAGGCCGAACCGCAGCGCGTTACCCGGCTGCACGAGAACTCGCTCTACTTCCGCGATCGCGCCCGTTCGATGGGGCTGAACACCGGCCCGGCCATCGGCTGCGGCGTGGTGCCGATCCTGTTCTCCAGCCCGATGCAGACGATGATCGCCTCGCAGGCGCTGCTGGAGCAGGGCGTCTACGCCCCGCCGATCGTCCAGATCGGCGTGCCGAAGGACCAGCCGCGCATCCGCTTCTTCCTGTCGGCCGCCCATACGCACGAGCAGATGGACAAGGCCATCGCCATTGCCGCCGCGGTGGCGCATGGCGAGGGCTCGGCGCAGGCGGAGCTGCTGCAACAGGCCGTCGCCGGCGCCTGA
- a CDS encoding DUF4833 domain-containing protein, producing MTADERAGIQPDQPRTTLAGRSLRLPGLILAALVALSPAAQAIEGTRITPGNAQKALGSVVTEVASLPVVRPEFPVPSDPGQVFYLQRSSNSNTVVYAARFTQDGKLDPREPLVAYWRRFNTTGEQLPLKMIEDSFAFGVRSRATSDPDVFRIHIVSYSERPATLRLVEPGRAELLLPVGGRTMRMAYAYADVDESGLMPSVREVLVMGHDADTGKPLVERIEIE from the coding sequence ATGACAGCTGACGAACGGGCCGGCATCCAGCCGGATCAACCGCGGACGACCCTTGCCGGGCGTTCGCTTCGCCTCCCGGGTCTCATTCTTGCCGCGCTTGTCGCCCTGTCGCCGGCGGCTCAGGCCATCGAGGGGACCCGCATCACACCGGGCAACGCGCAGAAGGCGCTCGGCTCCGTCGTCACGGAGGTCGCCAGCCTGCCGGTGGTGCGGCCGGAGTTTCCGGTGCCCAGCGACCCGGGCCAGGTCTTTTATCTTCAGCGCTCCAGCAACTCCAACACGGTGGTCTACGCCGCCCGCTTCACGCAGGACGGCAAGCTCGACCCGCGCGAGCCGCTCGTCGCCTATTGGCGCCGGTTCAACACGACCGGCGAGCAGCTGCCGCTGAAGATGATCGAGGACAGTTTCGCCTTCGGCGTGCGCTCGCGTGCCACCAGCGATCCGGACGTCTTCCGCATCCATATCGTGTCCTATTCCGAGCGGCCGGCGACCTTGCGGCTGGTCGAGCCCGGCCGGGCCGAGCTTCTGCTTCCCGTCGGCGGGCGCACCATGCGCATGGCCTATGCCTATGCCGATGTCGACGAGAGCGGGCTGATGCCGAGCGTGCGCGAGGTGCTGGTGATGGGGCACGACGCGGACACCGGCAAGCCGCTGGTCGAACGCATCGAGATCGAGTAA
- a CDS encoding MDR family oxidoreductase, with protein sequence MSFNALVVDKDEAGAVSARVQAITEDRLPEGDVTVAVEYSTLNYKDGLCLGSGGGLVRAWPHVPGIDFAGTVETSSDPRYAPGDKVVLTGWRVGEVRWGGYAQKARVMADWLVPLPQGLTTRDAMAVGTAGFTAMLAVMALEDHGLKVGNGPVLVTGAAGGVGSVATAILAKLGHEVAAVTGRPETEAYLKGLGASRIVAREDIAETVKRPLESETWAGCVDAVGGAMLARVLGQMKYGASVAAVGLAGGAALPATVVPFLLRAVNLLGIDSVMRPYDDRVRAWSRIAADLPMDKLTGMVVPARLADLPELGKAILAGEVRGRVVVDVNA encoded by the coding sequence ATGAGCTTCAACGCGCTGGTCGTCGACAAGGACGAGGCGGGGGCCGTATCGGCCAGGGTCCAGGCGATCACGGAAGACCGTCTGCCGGAGGGCGACGTCACCGTGGCGGTCGAGTATTCGACGCTGAATTACAAGGACGGGCTGTGCCTCGGCTCCGGCGGCGGGCTGGTGCGCGCCTGGCCGCATGTGCCGGGGATCGATTTTGCCGGTACGGTCGAGACCTCCTCCGATCCGCGCTATGCGCCCGGCGACAAGGTGGTGCTGACCGGCTGGCGCGTCGGCGAGGTGCGCTGGGGCGGCTATGCGCAGAAGGCGCGGGTAATGGCCGACTGGCTGGTGCCCTTGCCGCAGGGCCTCACCACCCGCGATGCCATGGCGGTCGGTACCGCCGGCTTCACCGCCATGCTCGCCGTGATGGCGCTGGAGGATCACGGGCTTAAGGTCGGCAATGGCCCGGTGCTGGTCACGGGCGCCGCCGGCGGCGTCGGTTCGGTCGCGACCGCGATCCTTGCGAAACTCGGCCACGAGGTCGCGGCGGTGACCGGCCGGCCGGAGACGGAAGCCTATCTCAAGGGGCTGGGCGCCTCGCGCATCGTCGCGCGCGAGGACATCGCGGAAACGGTCAAGCGGCCGCTGGAGAGCGAGACGTGGGCGGGCTGCGTCGATGCGGTCGGCGGGGCGATGCTGGCGCGCGTTCTGGGGCAGATGAAATACGGTGCCTCGGTCGCGGCCGTCGGGCTGGCGGGCGGGGCTGCCTTGCCTGCAACCGTCGTTCCCTTCCTGCTGCGGGCGGTCAACCTGCTCGGCATCGATTCCGTCATGCGCCCCTATGACGACCGGGTGCGGGCCTGGTCGCGGATCGCGGCGGACCTGCCGATGGACAAGCTCACCGGGATGGTGGTGCCGGCGCGCCTTGCCGACCTGCCGGAGCTCGGCAAGGCGATCCTTGCCGGCGAGGTGCGCGGGCGCGTCGTCGTCGACGTCAACGCCTGA